The genomic stretch ATTGTATGCGAAACGCAAACCAGTTTTTGCATCCTGTTGGGGGTTTCAGGCCATGGCCGCGGCTCTTGGCGGTTCCGTGATTACCGACCCGCAACTCGCCGAACTAGGCACCCTGCAACTCACGGTCACATCTCAGGGAATGAACGACCCCATCTTCTCCAGCTTGGGAACCGTATTCTGGGCACATGTAGGACACCAAGATACCGTTGTGCAACTTCCCAAAGGTGCCGTTCGCCTAGCCAAAACCCCGCTCGTAGCAAATCATGCATTCTGCATGCCCGATGCTCCACTTTACTGCACTCAATTTCATTCAGAACTGAAGAAAGATTTGTTGATCCAAAGGTTAATGACCTATCCCGAGTACACAAAACGCATTCTGGGCATACCCGTGGGGGAACTGGTCAAAACACTTCGAGAAACACCGGAATCTAATAACCTCATCCGGGAATTTGTTCGCTATATATTTGCAAACTGACATGAAATCCTTGATCCGCAGTTTTCTTATCCTACTTGTATTACTCGCCGGGCTGGTACGGGTGCAATCCCTACAAAACGGCAGCTGCGTATTCCGCTGCGGGTGGGACAGTCAAAACGCTGAACTGGGCCGCCCAAAACGCTGGCATTGGCCGCCTAAAACGCTGGAAGTGGGACAGTCAATACGTTGGAAGTGGGCCTCCTCTAAACGTTGGAATTCGATCATCCCTTCCTCGGTAATTTGGCTCCATGCTTGGGGTGTATGGT from Rhodothermaceae bacterium encodes the following:
- a CDS encoding type 1 glutamine amidotransferase yields the protein MCASKLNILLLQIRKPDDPMRINEVAAFAESIDSPRERINAADLINDPPQPEALRKADLVLIGGAGDYSVPEGGEWLDRALDSMRLLYAKRKPVFASCWGFQAMAAALGGSVITDPQLAELGTLQLTVTSQGMNDPIFSSLGTVFWAHVGHQDTVVQLPKGAVRLAKTPLVANHAFCMPDAPLYCTQFHSELKKDLLIQRLMTYPEYTKRILGIPVGELVKTLRETPESNNLIREFVRYIFAN